The following proteins are co-located in the Pseudomonas sp. DY-1 genome:
- a CDS encoding transcriptional regulator, with protein MTPRPDLALDNYRAIADAIATLFFPHAEVVLHDLRTQKIDYIANNISKRCVGDDAALEDMLGEEVDERNIGPYEKLNWDGQKIRSVSTVLRDAQGAPLAVLCINLNISMFEAAKAALDLFLSSSKLIPQPDALFRDDWQERINTFLHNWLRQRQLGLNLLTRDHKRELVLALHAEGAFKGKSAANYVANVLNMGRATVYKHLKELKEESV; from the coding sequence ATGACCCCTCGCCCAGACCTCGCCCTGGATAACTATCGCGCCATCGCGGACGCCATTGCCACGCTGTTCTTTCCCCATGCCGAGGTGGTGCTGCACGACCTGCGTACACAGAAGATCGACTACATCGCCAACAACATTTCCAAGCGTTGCGTCGGCGACGATGCGGCGTTGGAAGACATGCTTGGCGAGGAAGTGGACGAGCGGAACATCGGTCCCTACGAGAAACTCAACTGGGACGGCCAGAAAATCCGGTCCGTGAGCACCGTACTGCGCGATGCCCAGGGCGCTCCGCTTGCCGTGCTCTGCATCAACCTGAACATCTCCATGTTCGAAGCGGCCAAGGCAGCGCTCGACCTGTTCCTCTCTTCCAGCAAACTCATTCCCCAGCCTGATGCGCTGTTCCGCGACGACTGGCAGGAACGTATCAATACCTTCCTGCACAACTGGCTGCGCCAGCGCCAGCTCGGCCTCAACCTGCTGACCCGCGATCACAAGCGCGAACTGGTGCTTGCCCTGCATGCCGAGGGTGCCTTCAAGGGCAAGAGCGCCGCGAACTACGTGGCCAACGTGCTCAACATGGGCCGCGCCACCGTGTACAAGCACCTCAAGGAACTGAAGGAAGAGTCGGTCTGA
- a CDS encoding GIY-YIG nuclease family protein produces the protein MPEQTESTPASKPWYVYLVRAENGALYCGISDDPQRRFAQHQSGKGARFFHSSPARALVFVEACADKSEALRRERAIKQLRKAAKERLVTLNPAG, from the coding sequence ATGCCCGAGCAAACCGAATCCACCCCCGCCAGCAAGCCTTGGTACGTCTACCTGGTGCGCGCCGAGAACGGTGCCCTCTATTGCGGCATCAGCGACGACCCGCAGCGGCGTTTTGCCCAGCACCAGAGTGGCAAGGGGGCGAGGTTCTTCCACTCCAGCCCGGCCCGCGCCCTGGTATTCGTCGAGGCATGTGCCGACAAGAGCGAAGCGCTGCGCCGAGAGCGCGCCATCAAACAATTGCGCAAGGCTGCCAAGGAGCGCCTGGTAACCCTTAATCCAGCGGGCTGA
- a CDS encoding nuclear transport factor 2 family protein, with protein MAHPNAELITRFYQAFQQLDAEAMAACYSPDVHFSDPVFTDLNGQEAADMWRMLASRAQKFSLNFDGVEADDLSGRANWVATYLFSQTGRMVENRIQARFLFSDGKIIEHHDSFDLWRWARQALGAKGTLLGWLPPVQNAIRQQAARGLAAYRAGALKDLS; from the coding sequence ATGGCTCACCCCAACGCCGAACTCATCACCCGTTTCTACCAAGCCTTCCAGCAGCTCGACGCCGAGGCCATGGCCGCCTGCTACAGCCCGGACGTGCACTTCAGTGATCCGGTCTTCACCGATCTCAATGGCCAGGAAGCCGCTGACATGTGGCGCATGCTTGCAAGCCGCGCCCAGAAGTTCAGCCTGAACTTCGATGGCGTCGAGGCCGATGACCTTTCCGGTCGCGCCAATTGGGTCGCCACCTACCTGTTCAGCCAGACCGGGCGCATGGTGGAGAACCGCATCCAGGCACGCTTCCTCTTTTCCGACGGCAAGATCATCGAGCACCACGACAGCTTCGACCTCTGGCGCTGGGCTCGCCAGGCCCTGGGGGCCAAGGGGACGCTGCTGGGCTGGCTGCCGCCGGTGCAGAACGCAATTCGCCAGCAGGCGGCGCGAGGACTCGCGGCGTACCGCGCCGGGGCACTGAAGGACTTGTCTTGA
- a CDS encoding GlxA family transcriptional regulator — translation MIRVALFVCPQTVCSSLATADDAFRLANQLAGEPLFQVQRFSRDGQSVDIGMAEVRVDGDLALAEEADLVLLTATGPGVEKTLAANQALLPWLAARPHTQQLASLCSSAFLLAASGRLDGRRATTHWALAPAFRKRYPQVRLEADAMLTEDGNLFCSGGAQAGLDLCLYLIGWHGGDWLAQRVAGAMVFDMQRGHQSRFAPLLPATGGDDPQIGPLLLWLQRNLAEPLDLEALAARGHCSSRTLLRRFKAATGLTPNAYLQRLRISAAQTALRNPARSLEQIAAQVGYADRATFAKLFKQLCGETPGAFRRRLRTP, via the coding sequence ATGATCCGCGTCGCCCTGTTCGTCTGCCCGCAGACTGTCTGCTCCAGCCTGGCAACGGCCGATGACGCCTTCCGCCTGGCCAACCAGCTGGCCGGCGAGCCGCTGTTCCAGGTCCAGCGCTTCAGCCGTGATGGCCAGTCTGTGGATATCGGCATGGCGGAGGTACGGGTAGACGGCGACCTGGCGTTGGCGGAAGAGGCCGACCTTGTATTGCTGACTGCGACCGGACCCGGGGTGGAGAAGACTCTGGCCGCCAATCAGGCTCTACTGCCCTGGCTGGCTGCCCGCCCGCATACCCAGCAACTCGCCAGCCTTTGCAGCAGCGCCTTCCTGCTGGCCGCCTCCGGTCGACTCGACGGACGCCGCGCCACCACCCATTGGGCACTGGCACCGGCCTTTCGCAAGCGTTATCCACAGGTTCGGCTGGAAGCGGACGCCATGCTGACCGAGGACGGCAACCTGTTCTGTTCGGGCGGCGCCCAGGCGGGACTGGACCTCTGCCTGTATCTGATCGGCTGGCACGGTGGTGACTGGCTCGCGCAACGGGTAGCCGGCGCCATGGTGTTCGACATGCAGCGGGGCCACCAATCGCGCTTCGCGCCATTGCTGCCAGCCACTGGCGGCGATGATCCACAGATCGGGCCTCTGTTGCTCTGGCTGCAACGGAACCTGGCCGAGCCGCTGGATCTGGAGGCCCTGGCGGCCCGCGGCCATTGTTCGAGCCGCACTCTGCTGCGGCGCTTCAAGGCCGCTACCGGCCTGACTCCGAATGCCTACTTGCAACGCCTGCGCATCAGCGCGGCGCAGACCGCCCTGCGCAACCCGGCGCGCTCCCTGGAACAGATAGCGGCGCAGGTGGGTTATGCCGACAGGGCGACGTTCGCAAAGTTGTTCAAGCAATTGTGTGGGGAAACACCGGGGGCGTTCAGGCGCAGGCTGCGCACACCCTAG